The following are encoded in a window of Geobacter metallireducens GS-15 genomic DNA:
- a CDS encoding energy transducer TonB: MEHHPHLHRPARTLFVGTLVLSLALHLSFAALASLFPGRLTGLASESIVMVDLTDAAAPLTKPPVGATAVQRPVSPAQKQMVLPTHEEKALPEPSPTPMEELPPPVPPQTSVSSLSDGLTRGFFRSLADGETLRGDVREYYFELVERVNEQWWDAASGTGMEPGRQEALVTITVRKNGELLDVRLIRSSGNDQYDRLIMDTLQAASNLPPLPDSYPGEFFQAPLRLMAPRGLLFS, from the coding sequence ATGGAGCATCACCCGCACTTGCACAGGCCCGCCAGGACTCTGTTCGTCGGAACGTTAGTCCTCTCGCTGGCGCTACACCTCTCTTTTGCCGCACTCGCATCACTCTTCCCCGGCCGTCTTACCGGCCTCGCGTCGGAGTCGATCGTCATGGTGGATCTTACGGATGCCGCCGCCCCACTGACAAAGCCCCCGGTGGGAGCAACAGCCGTTCAGCGACCTGTCTCACCGGCCCAGAAACAGATGGTGCTCCCCACGCATGAAGAAAAAGCCCTTCCCGAGCCTTCGCCGACGCCCATGGAGGAACTTCCTCCTCCGGTGCCCCCTCAAACCAGTGTTTCTTCCCTTTCTGACGGCCTTACCCGGGGATTTTTCAGGAGCCTTGCCGACGGAGAAACTCTGCGCGGCGATGTGCGGGAGTACTATTTTGAGCTTGTGGAGCGGGTTAACGAACAGTGGTGGGATGCGGCGAGCGGTACTGGCATGGAACCGGGACGGCAGGAGGCCCTCGTTACGATTACCGTGAGAAAAAACGGGGAACTTCTGGATGTGCGGCTGATTAGAAGCTCAGGCAATGATCAGTACGACCGGCTGATCATGGATACCCTTCAAGCAGCGTCCAATCTCCCTCCACTGCCGGACAGCTACCCCGGGGAGTTCTTTCAGGCCCCCTTGCGCCTCATGGCCCCCCGAGGCCTCCTCTTTTCGTAA